Proteins from a genomic interval of Desulfovibrio desulfuricans:
- a CDS encoding rhodanese-like domain-containing protein, translating into MTHTHSATPSHGRLYGLMSALACFLLLAAVQVSAKDISVKDAATLLQNPPQGLTIVDVRTPAEFREGHLAGAINMDFFGASFDSQILGLPKDKPVLLYCRTGNRSAGAYDAMEKEGITNILHMNEGITGWQKQGLPLQK; encoded by the coding sequence ATGACGCACACCCACTCCGCAACGCCATCGCACGGCAGGCTTTACGGCCTGATGTCGGCGCTCGCATGCTTCCTCCTGCTGGCTGCCGTTCAGGTTTCCGCCAAGGATATCAGCGTGAAGGACGCCGCAACCCTGTTGCAGAATCCTCCACAGGGGCTGACCATTGTTGACGTGCGCACCCCGGCGGAATTCCGCGAAGGGCATCTTGCAGGCGCAATCAACATGGACTTTTTCGGCGCATCCTTTGATTCGCAGATACTTGGCCTGCCCAAGGACAAGCCCGTGTTGCTCTACTGCCGCACGGGCAACCGCTCTGCCGGAGCCTACGATGCCATGGAAAAAGAAGGGATAACCAATATCCTCCACATGAATGAAGGCATCACGGGCTGGCAGAAACAAGGCCTGCCGCTGCAAAAATAG
- a CDS encoding pyridoxal phosphate-dependent aminotransferase codes for MSILADSVTGYLEHSSWIRRMFEAGGQLKARFGADNVYDFSLGNPDLPAPPAVVDGLRSFTEHAGEPFAFGYMPNGGFVWAREKLAAHLSKEQGVDLTANDVLLGCGAAGVLNAFLRAVINPGEEMLGFAPYFVEYGFYVANHGGTFRAVMSKADTFAPDLAALEEAINPKTRVVLINSPNNPTGVIYSRKDLKALTELLENKSQEYGKPIWLVADEPYRFLAYDGAEVPSVLPLYPYAVVISSFSKNLSLPGERVGFAAVSPLLHEKAELMAALTLTNRILGFVNPPVVGQHIMAAALGSQVDLNVYAARRKAMGEVLKNAGYEFQMPAGAFYFFPKAPGGDDVAFVNRLVEERVLAVPGSGFGCPGYFRLAFCVGEEVIRKAADGFAKARASVK; via the coding sequence ATGTCCATTCTTGCAGACAGCGTTACGGGGTATCTGGAACACTCTTCGTGGATCCGCCGCATGTTCGAGGCCGGAGGCCAGCTCAAGGCCCGTTTTGGCGCGGACAACGTTTATGACTTCAGCCTGGGCAACCCCGACCTGCCAGCCCCCCCTGCCGTTGTGGACGGTTTGCGTTCCTTCACAGAACACGCTGGCGAACCTTTTGCTTTTGGCTACATGCCCAACGGCGGTTTTGTCTGGGCGCGGGAGAAACTGGCCGCCCACCTCAGCAAGGAGCAGGGCGTAGACCTCACCGCCAATGATGTGCTGCTGGGCTGCGGCGCTGCTGGTGTGCTCAACGCCTTTTTGCGCGCAGTCATCAATCCCGGCGAAGAAATGCTGGGCTTTGCACCCTACTTTGTGGAATACGGCTTTTATGTAGCCAACCACGGCGGCACCTTCCGCGCTGTCATGAGCAAGGCCGACACCTTTGCGCCCGACCTTGCCGCGCTTGAAGAAGCCATCAACCCCAAAACCCGTGTGGTGCTCATCAACTCGCCCAACAACCCCACAGGTGTGATTTACAGCCGCAAAGACCTCAAGGCGCTGACCGAACTGCTGGAAAACAAGAGCCAGGAATACGGCAAGCCCATCTGGCTGGTGGCCGATGAACCGTACCGCTTCCTTGCCTATGACGGCGCGGAAGTGCCTTCGGTGCTGCCGCTCTATCCTTACGCAGTGGTCATCAGCTCTTTCTCCAAAAATCTTTCGCTGCCGGGCGAACGCGTGGGCTTTGCCGCTGTTTCACCCCTGCTGCACGAAAAGGCCGAGCTCATGGCCGCCCTCACGCTCACCAACCGTATTCTTGGCTTTGTGAACCCTCCCGTGGTGGGCCAGCACATCATGGCCGCCGCCCTGGGCAGCCAGGTTGACCTGAACGTCTACGCCGCCCGCCGCAAGGCCATGGGCGAAGTGCTCAAGAACGCCGGATATGAATTCCAGATGCCCGCAGGCGCGTTCTACTTCTTCCCCAAGGCTCCCGGCGGGGACGATGTGGCCTTTGTGAACAGGCTGGTCGAAGAACGCGTGCTGGCGGTTCCCGGCTCCGGCTTTGGCTGCCCCGGCTACTTCCGCCTGGCATTCTGCGTGGGCGAAGAAGTGATCCGCAAGGCTGCCGACGGCTTTGCCAAGGCCCGCGCCTCCGTAAAATAG
- the aprA gene encoding adenylyl-sulfate reductase subunit alpha, protein MPMIPVKEATKGVAIAEPEVKEHAVDLLIVGGGMGSCGTAFEAVRWGDKHGLKIMLVDKATLERSGAVAQGLSAINTYLGENDADDYVRMVRTDLMGLVREDLIFDVGRHVDDSVHLFEDWGLPCWIKGEDGHNLNGAAAKAAGKSLRKGDAPVRSGRWQIMINGESYKCIVAEAAKNALGEDRIMERIFIVKLLLDKNTPNRIAGAVGFNLRANEVHIFKANTIMVAAGGAVNVYRPRSTGEGMGRAWYPVWNAGSTYTMCAQVGAEMTMMENRFVPARFKDGYGPVGAWFLLFKAKATNSKGEDYCATNRAMLKPYEDRGYAKGHVIPTCLRNHMMLREMREGRGPIYMDTKSALQNTFATLNEEQQKDLESEAWEDFLDMCVGQANLWACTNTAPEERGSEIMPTEPYLLGSHSGCCGIWVSGPDEAWVPEDYKVKASNGKVYNRMTTVEGLFTCADGVGASGHKFSSGSHAEGRMAGKQMVRWCLDHKDFKPEFAESADELKKLIYRPFYNYQEGKAASTDPVVNPNYITPKNFMMRLVKCTDEYGGGVSTYYTTSKALLDTGFNLLAMMEEDSFKLAARDLHELLRCWENYHRLWTVRLHMQHIAFREESRYPGFYYRADFMGLDDDTWKCFVNSKYNPATGETKIFKKPYYQIIPD, encoded by the coding sequence ATGCCAATGATTCCCGTCAAGGAAGCGACGAAGGGTGTGGCCATTGCCGAGCCTGAAGTTAAGGAACATGCGGTTGACCTGCTGATCGTGGGCGGCGGCATGGGTTCCTGCGGCACCGCTTTTGAAGCAGTGCGCTGGGGCGACAAGCACGGCCTGAAGATCATGCTGGTTGACAAAGCCACCCTCGAGCGCTCCGGCGCCGTGGCCCAGGGTCTTTCCGCCATCAACACCTACCTGGGTGAAAACGACGCCGATGACTACGTCCGCATGGTCCGCACCGACCTTATGGGCCTGGTTCGCGAAGACCTTATCTTCGACGTAGGCCGTCACGTTGACGACTCCGTGCATCTGTTTGAAGATTGGGGCCTTCCCTGCTGGATCAAGGGCGAAGACGGCCACAACCTGAACGGCGCTGCCGCCAAGGCCGCTGGCAAGAGCCTGCGCAAGGGCGACGCCCCTGTGCGTTCCGGCCGCTGGCAGATCATGATCAACGGTGAATCCTACAAGTGCATCGTGGCCGAAGCTGCCAAGAATGCCCTGGGTGAAGACCGCATCATGGAACGTATATTCATCGTGAAGCTGCTTCTCGATAAGAACACCCCCAACCGCATCGCCGGCGCCGTGGGCTTCAACCTGCGCGCCAACGAAGTGCACATCTTCAAAGCCAACACCATCATGGTGGCCGCTGGCGGTGCCGTTAACGTGTACCGTCCCCGCTCCACCGGTGAAGGCATGGGCCGCGCCTGGTATCCTGTGTGGAACGCCGGTTCGACCTACACCATGTGCGCTCAGGTTGGCGCTGAAATGACCATGATGGAAAACCGCTTCGTGCCCGCCCGCTTCAAGGACGGTTACGGCCCTGTGGGTGCGTGGTTCCTCCTGTTCAAGGCCAAAGCCACCAACTCCAAGGGTGAAGATTACTGCGCCACCAACCGCGCCATGCTGAAGCCTTACGAAGATCGCGGCTACGCCAAGGGCCATGTCATCCCGACCTGCCTGCGTAACCACATGATGCTTCGTGAAATGCGCGAAGGCCGCGGCCCCATCTACATGGACACCAAGAGCGCCCTGCAGAACACCTTCGCGACCCTGAACGAAGAACAGCAGAAGGATCTTGAATCCGAAGCTTGGGAAGACTTCCTCGACATGTGCGTTGGCCAGGCCAACCTTTGGGCCTGCACCAACACCGCGCCTGAAGAACGTGGTTCCGAAATCATGCCCACCGAACCCTACCTGCTCGGCTCCCACTCCGGTTGCTGCGGCATCTGGGTTTCCGGTCCCGACGAAGCTTGGGTGCCCGAAGACTACAAAGTGAAGGCTTCCAACGGCAAGGTCTACAACCGCATGACCACCGTTGAAGGTCTCTTCACCTGCGCCGACGGCGTGGGCGCTTCCGGCCACAAGTTCTCCTCCGGTTCGCATGCTGAAGGCCGCATGGCTGGCAAGCAGATGGTTCGCTGGTGCCTCGATCACAAGGACTTCAAGCCTGAGTTCGCGGAATCCGCTGACGAACTGAAGAAGCTGATCTACCGTCCTTTCTACAACTACCAGGAAGGCAAGGCCGCTTCGACCGATCCCGTGGTGAACCCGAACTACATCACGCCCAAGAACTTCATGATGCGTCTCGTGAAGTGCACCGACGAATACGGCGGTGGCGTGAGCACGTACTACACCACCTCCAAGGCGCTGCTTGACACCGGCTTCAACCTGCTCGCCATGATGGAAGAAGACTCCTTCAAGCTGGCCGCTCGTGACCTGCACGAACTGCTGCGCTGCTGGGAAAACTACCATCGTCTGTGGACGGTGCGCCTGCACATGCAGCACATCGCCTTCCGTGAAGAATCCCGCTACCCCGGCTTCTACTACCGTGCGGACTTCATGGGCCTGGACGACGACACTTGGAAGTGCTTCGTGAACTCGAAGTACAATCCCGCCACCGGCGAGACCAAGATCTTCAAGAAGCCCTACTATCAGATCATCCCCGACTAG
- a CDS encoding MbtF, which produces MRFEILGKARRALFPVLCAAALLPACASKETQEIPDGMAVTVTLREVHRCSRISPEIQVAQTPGSTDYYDVRLVEFTSDGQDLFLGGGEWNNDGSGIIPEGGLTRHYRGPCPPAGQPRNYAFIVSAMNRQNMQPLSVRLFRFTQE; this is translated from the coding sequence ATGCGTTTTGAAATTTTAGGCAAAGCCCGGCGTGCGCTCTTCCCTGTGCTGTGCGCGGCAGCCCTGCTGCCCGCTTGCGCCTCCAAGGAGACGCAGGAAATTCCGGACGGCATGGCCGTTACCGTTACCTTGCGCGAAGTTCACCGCTGTTCCCGGATATCGCCTGAAATTCAGGTGGCACAGACCCCCGGCAGCACCGATTACTATGACGTGCGCCTGGTGGAATTTACCAGCGATGGCCAGGATCTGTTCCTTGGCGGTGGCGAGTGGAACAACGATGGCAGCGGCATTATCCCCGAGGGCGGCCTGACGCGCCACTATCGTGGCCCCTGCCCGCCCGCCGGACAGCCCCGAAACTATGCCTTTATTGTTTCGGCCATGAATCGGCAGAACATGCAGCCCCTTTCCGTGCGGCTGTTCCGCTTTACTCAGGAATAA
- a CDS encoding 3-phosphoshikimate 1-carboxyvinyltransferase — protein MTDNSNDSRAPRDAREARGQRAPRGPRNGHETGDARARKPLREVVCEIDRDILRLLLRRNNILVRMRGDKPRLDSTEEKTIRESWEAAVSHISRDARLSGHFFSLMQEVEFQPRPASTRADGADEGGEPGGAAAKEPPRTAFNLAPPAKHVRLHMPAPLACRATRAWLMLAAATGQPLHIAPCLMNDPIVDCVKMLNQAGASLTREDEGVSARPAAPLGASDKVIHTGDSAWNFFMLLGHYLGRPSRAKFTGDASLKLADFSSVRHFLPTLGARLVHVVPKSDGLPARLECSGILPDSVKLPADVPAELAEGILLAAPGYERAITLDLGSHPEHRLIVARILPILRAAGADAQVEGAKVRVNPGPLSLPALPQAGMEPELALFLLALPLALGGEALLDGQWPALPAAEAGWDLLQQLGLDLRYEAGKNGGEVCARAAAPLKQYAKGDLPAGFPAAWAPLPVALAACAALRGDKAALPALPSGTDRTTVESFLSAVGLDLDENSRLCKKEQSGPRTGWNAPDPVWAMALALAACASPHQKLGNPGIMTGLYPPFWALYNTLPEPAVRRSAAPEVPAAAPRRRIITGAVAVPPELKDEDDY, from the coding sequence ATGACCGACAATTCCAACGATTCCCGCGCTCCCCGCGATGCGCGCGAAGCACGGGGCCAGCGCGCCCCGCGCGGCCCCCGTAACGGGCACGAAACCGGCGATGCGCGCGCCCGCAAGCCGTTGCGCGAAGTGGTTTGCGAGATCGACCGCGACATTCTGCGGCTGCTGCTTCGCCGCAATAATATTCTTGTCCGCATGCGCGGCGACAAACCCCGGCTTGACTCCACGGAAGAAAAAACCATCCGTGAGTCGTGGGAAGCCGCCGTTTCCCACATCAGCCGCGATGCGCGCCTTTCGGGCCACTTTTTTTCGCTCATGCAGGAAGTGGAATTTCAGCCCCGTCCCGCCTCTACCCGCGCTGACGGCGCGGATGAAGGCGGCGAACCCGGCGGCGCAGCAGCGAAAGAACCGCCGCGCACGGCCTTTAACCTTGCGCCGCCCGCCAAACACGTACGCCTGCACATGCCTGCACCTCTGGCCTGCCGGGCCACGCGCGCATGGCTGATGCTGGCCGCAGCCACAGGTCAGCCCCTGCATATAGCGCCTTGCCTCATGAATGATCCCATCGTGGACTGCGTCAAAATGCTCAATCAGGCAGGCGCCTCGCTGACCCGCGAGGATGAAGGCGTTTCCGCCCGCCCGGCTGCTCCGCTTGGCGCGTCTGACAAGGTTATCCACACGGGCGACAGCGCCTGGAACTTTTTCATGCTGCTGGGGCACTATCTTGGCCGCCCCTCGCGTGCCAAGTTTACTGGCGATGCAAGCCTGAAACTGGCTGACTTTTCTTCTGTGCGGCACTTCCTGCCCACTCTGGGCGCGCGCCTCGTGCATGTGGTGCCCAAGAGCGACGGCCTGCCCGCGCGCCTTGAGTGCTCCGGCATTTTGCCCGATTCCGTCAAACTGCCTGCCGATGTGCCCGCCGAACTGGCCGAGGGCATCCTGCTGGCGGCTCCCGGCTACGAAAGGGCAATCACACTTGATCTTGGCTCGCATCCCGAGCACAGGCTCATTGTTGCCCGCATACTGCCCATACTGCGCGCAGCTGGCGCAGATGCGCAGGTGGAAGGCGCAAAGGTGCGCGTCAACCCCGGCCCCCTCAGCCTGCCCGCCCTGCCTCAGGCTGGCATGGAGCCGGAACTTGCGCTCTTTCTCCTGGCCCTGCCCCTGGCTCTGGGCGGCGAAGCCCTGCTTGACGGCCAGTGGCCCGCTCTGCCCGCCGCTGAAGCTGGCTGGGATCTTTTGCAGCAGCTTGGCCTTGACCTGCGCTACGAAGCGGGCAAAAACGGCGGCGAAGTCTGCGCCCGCGCTGCCGCGCCCCTGAAACAGTACGCAAAGGGTGATCTGCCCGCCGGATTCCCCGCGGCATGGGCCCCGCTGCCAGTGGCTCTGGCCGCCTGTGCAGCCCTTAGGGGCGACAAGGCCGCTCTGCCCGCCCTGCCCTCTGGCACAGACCGCACAACGGTAGAAAGTTTTCTTTCTGCTGTGGGTCTGGATTTGGATGAAAACAGCAGATTGTGCAAAAAAGAACAATCTGGCCCGCGCACGGGCTGGAATGCCCCTGATCCGGTCTGGGCAATGGCCCTTGCACTGGCTGCTTGCGCAAGCCCCCACCAGAAGCTGGGCAACCCCGGCATCATGACCGGGCTGTACCCGCCCTTCTGGGCGCTGTACAATACCCTGCCCGAACCGGCAGTGCGCCGCTCGGCCGCGCCGGAAGTTCCGGCTGCCGCTCCCAGACGCCGCATTATCACCGGCGCAGTGGCTGTGCCGCCGGAACTGAAAGACGAAGACGACTATTAG
- the aprB gene encoding adenylyl-sulfate reductase subunit beta, protein MPTFVDPSKCDGCKGGEKTACMYICPNDLMILDSEEMKAYNQEPDACWECYSCVKICPQGAITARPYADFAPMGGTCIPMRSADSIMWTVKFRNGNVKRFKFPIRTTPEGSIKPFEGHPEGANIEDELLFTETALAVPKTALGKKFDVKDANKTFTCMEHGR, encoded by the coding sequence ATGCCGACGTTTGTCGATCCGTCCAAGTGCGACGGCTGCAAGGGTGGCGAAAAGACGGCCTGCATGTACATTTGCCCCAATGACCTCATGATTCTTGATTCTGAGGAAATGAAGGCATACAACCAGGAACCCGATGCCTGCTGGGAATGCTATTCCTGCGTTAAGATCTGCCCCCAGGGCGCCATTACGGCCCGTCCCTATGCAGACTTTGCCCCCATGGGCGGGACCTGTATCCCCATGCGTTCGGCTGACTCCATCATGTGGACCGTCAAGTTCCGCAATGGCAACGTGAAACGCTTCAAGTTCCCCATCCGCACTACGCCGGAAGGTTCCATCAAGCCCTTTGAAGGCCATCCCGAAGGCGCCAACATCGAAGATGAACTGCTGTTCACCGAAACTGCCCTGGCCGTCCCGAAGACCGCCCTTGGCAAGAAGTTCGATGTTAAGGACGCTAACAAGACCTTCACCTGCATGGAACACGGCCGCTAG
- a CDS encoding flagellar hook protein FlgE: protein MNSSLFIGATGMKTLSSGMNVISNNIANVSTIGYKQQTALFSDVFYAQQGAIGDWWDAQTNSKVALGQVGQGVQLDAVLTWYNQGALESSNTVTDMAINGKGFFQVTDKTGQEYYTRAGDFRPDNQGVWRTPAGMALMGYKYAEDGTKGGLAQVTVDRFAKMPAKATTAVDMRFNVGQSKDTTSDPANPYFSLIGQYNAANDPPLASSSYGYGQSITMYGADGTAHSATIYFDGAPSTGSGSTVEYLIASDADANGGKAQPLMAGTLSFNAKGEVTGMSAYTPSTAGSTNLADWNAATLSKDGIPQMTVNGAPVTVNLGITAKSGWQNSPGNAASVGTDPTALASMGNAYTRAADATTNYTSSSPVTRTRTQNGYAEGTLNNISINADGTVVGKFSNSESMDLWQIPVCRFTSEDGLRREGNNLFSATEDSGNMEMGVAGTENYGKINAYNIEHSNVDMSQEMVNMIVNQRGFQSNSKVVTTADQMLQKAMELKRS, encoded by the coding sequence ATGAACTCGTCATTGTTTATCGGCGCCACAGGCATGAAAACGTTGAGTAGCGGCATGAACGTTATCTCAAACAACATCGCCAATGTGAGCACCATCGGGTACAAGCAGCAAACCGCTCTGTTCTCTGACGTTTTTTACGCGCAGCAAGGGGCCATAGGCGACTGGTGGGATGCGCAGACCAATTCCAAGGTAGCCCTTGGGCAGGTAGGTCAGGGCGTACAGCTGGACGCAGTACTCACATGGTACAACCAGGGGGCCCTTGAATCTTCCAATACCGTTACGGATATGGCCATCAACGGCAAAGGCTTCTTTCAGGTAACGGACAAAACCGGCCAGGAGTATTACACCCGCGCGGGCGACTTCCGCCCCGACAACCAGGGCGTCTGGCGCACGCCTGCCGGCATGGCCCTCATGGGCTACAAGTACGCTGAGGATGGCACCAAGGGCGGTCTGGCGCAGGTTACAGTTGACAGATTCGCCAAGATGCCCGCCAAGGCCACCACGGCCGTTGATATGCGGTTTAATGTGGGGCAGTCCAAAGACACCACCAGTGACCCCGCAAATCCCTATTTCAGCCTCATCGGCCAGTATAACGCCGCCAATGATCCACCCCTGGCCAGTTCCAGCTACGGATACGGGCAAAGCATTACCATGTATGGCGCCGATGGCACGGCCCACTCGGCCACCATCTATTTTGACGGCGCACCATCCACAGGCTCCGGAAGCACTGTGGAGTACCTCATTGCCTCGGATGCCGACGCCAATGGCGGCAAGGCCCAGCCCCTGATGGCGGGTACCCTCAGCTTCAATGCCAAGGGCGAAGTTACCGGAATGTCGGCCTACACTCCATCCACTGCAGGCAGTACAAACCTTGCGGACTGGAACGCGGCCACACTCTCCAAGGACGGTATACCCCAGATGACTGTCAACGGTGCGCCTGTCACTGTGAACCTGGGCATCACCGCCAAGAGCGGCTGGCAAAACAGCCCAGGCAATGCCGCCAGCGTGGGCACCGATCCCACTGCGCTGGCAAGCATGGGCAACGCCTACACCCGCGCAGCAGACGCCACAACCAACTACACCTCTTCCTCTCCTGTGACGCGCACAAGAACCCAGAATGGGTATGCCGAAGGCACACTGAACAATATCAGCATCAACGCCGATGGTACTGTGGTGGGCAAGTTTTCCAACAGCGAAAGCATGGATCTCTGGCAGATTCCCGTATGCCGTTTCACCAGCGAAGACGGCCTGCGCCGCGAGGGCAACAACCTCTTTTCCGCCACTGAAGATTCCGGCAATATGGAAATGGGCGTTGCCGGTACGGAAAACTACGGCAAGATAAACGCATACAATATTGAACATTCCAACGTGGACATGTCCCAGGAAATGGTCAACATGATTGTCAACCAGCGTGGCTTTCAGTCCAACAGCAAGGTTGTGACCACGGCAGATCAGATGCTGCAAAAGGCCATGGAACTCAAACGGTCATAG
- the aroQ gene encoding type II 3-dehydroquinate dehydratase, whose amino-acid sequence MRILVLHGVNLNMFGKRDPSQYGTATLADIDAALQSLAQEMGATVECFQTNHEGLMVERIHQALGEGADAVVINAGAWTHYSYAIADALAILPVPVVEVHMSNVHAREAFRHHSVLSPVCAGSVCGFGVESYLLGLRAAQSLAAKAAAKA is encoded by the coding sequence ATGCGAATTCTGGTGCTGCACGGCGTCAATCTGAACATGTTTGGCAAGCGCGACCCCTCACAGTACGGCACGGCCACCCTGGCGGACATTGACGCAGCGCTGCAATCGCTTGCCCAGGAAATGGGCGCGACTGTGGAATGCTTTCAGACCAACCACGAGGGCCTGATGGTGGAGCGCATCCACCAGGCGCTTGGCGAGGGCGCTGACGCGGTGGTTATCAATGCGGGCGCATGGACGCACTACAGCTATGCCATTGCTGACGCCCTGGCCATTCTGCCTGTGCCTGTGGTGGAGGTTCACATGTCCAATGTTCACGCGCGCGAGGCGTTCCGGCACCATTCTGTGCTGTCGCCAGTGTGCGCGGGCAGCGTGTGCGGATTCGGCGTTGAGAGTTATCTTCTCGGGCTGCGAGCCGCGCAATCGCTGGCGGCTAAAGCCGCAGCCAAAGCGTAG
- a CDS encoding CoB--CoM heterodisulfide reductase iron-sulfur subunit A family protein: MSNAILVVGGGFAGLTAAIEAAELGHDVFIVEKSPWLGGRVAQLNKYFPKLCPPSCGLEIQFQRIRNNPRIKFFTQAEVVGFMGVKGDYKVKVRISPRHTAPHNIDFSLLASSLTGEVESEFELGLATRKALHKDMPFAFPSRYTLDLDALSKSDSARVAGAKFLDVNEPQRELDLNVGAVVVATGWKPYDVTQLTNLGAGNVKNCVSNMQLERLASPFGPTGGRIVRPSDGRAPHQVAFVQCAGSRDQNHLNYCSYICCMATLKQCLYIAEQNPDTQITVYYIDLRAPGRYVKVLEKVKALPNVKFVKGKVADAVQAEGNRVRITAEDAVRGEKMTLDYDLVVLATGMQPSLAGENAPLPLPLDEDGFIAGGEEAGIFAAGCARMPLDVMRSAQSGTAAALKAVQTVKGR; encoded by the coding sequence ATGTCCAATGCCATTCTCGTCGTGGGCGGCGGCTTTGCAGGCCTCACAGCCGCCATTGAAGCGGCGGAACTGGGCCACGACGTCTTTATCGTCGAAAAGTCGCCCTGGCTTGGTGGGCGCGTGGCTCAGCTCAATAAGTATTTTCCCAAACTTTGTCCCCCCTCCTGCGGCTTGGAAATTCAGTTCCAGCGCATCAGGAACAACCCGCGCATAAAATTTTTCACCCAGGCCGAAGTGGTCGGGTTTATGGGCGTAAAGGGCGATTACAAGGTGAAGGTGCGCATCAGCCCCCGTCACACAGCCCCGCACAACATCGATTTCAGCCTGCTGGCCTCCAGCCTGACCGGCGAAGTGGAAAGCGAATTCGAGCTTGGTCTTGCCACGCGCAAGGCCCTGCACAAGGATATGCCTTTCGCCTTCCCCAGCCGTTACACGCTCGACCTTGATGCGCTTTCCAAGTCTGACAGCGCACGGGTTGCCGGGGCCAAGTTCCTTGATGTGAATGAACCGCAGCGCGAGCTTGATCTCAATGTCGGCGCTGTGGTCGTTGCCACAGGCTGGAAGCCCTATGATGTTACCCAGTTGACCAATCTTGGCGCGGGCAACGTGAAAAACTGCGTGTCCAACATGCAGCTTGAACGCCTTGCTTCGCCCTTTGGCCCCACCGGTGGCCGCATTGTCCGTCCTTCCGACGGCCGTGCTCCCCACCAGGTTGCCTTTGTGCAGTGCGCTGGTTCCCGCGACCAGAATCACCTGAACTACTGCTCCTACATCTGCTGTATGGCCACGCTCAAGCAGTGCCTGTACATTGCAGAGCAGAATCCCGACACGCAGATCACGGTGTACTACATCGACCTGCGCGCCCCGGGCCGCTATGTGAAGGTGCTGGAAAAGGTCAAGGCGCTGCCCAACGTGAAGTTCGTCAAGGGCAAGGTTGCCGACGCCGTGCAGGCCGAGGGCAACAGGGTGCGCATTACGGCGGAAGACGCCGTGCGCGGTGAAAAAATGACCCTTGATTATGATCTTGTTGTGCTGGCCACGGGCATGCAGCCCTCGCTGGCTGGCGAAAATGCGCCCCTGCCCCTGCCGCTGGACGAAGACGGCTTTATCGCGGGCGGAGAAGAGGCCGGCATTTTCGCTGCTGGTTGCGCGCGCATGCCCCTTGATGTGATGCGCTCGGCGCAGTCCGGCACAGCCGCCGCCCTGAAGGCGGTACAAACGGTGAAAGGGAGGTAG
- a CDS encoding shikimate dehydrogenase family protein, with product MSVAASSTNGTALYGVTGWPLAQTLSPLLHNTGFRTLGINALYQKWEVPPEKLPAFVESVRLLDIRGCSVTIPHKVGLLALLDEISPLARQVGAANTIYWKGDHLCGENTDVAGFMAPLAEMPLGGADVLLLGAGGAARAVAAGLAAPDNAKRPARIFVATPSDKSHLPLADEFGLTPLLWKDRHEPSALLVVNTTPLGMRGKAEDDTPYDFSLAGALPANGAAKATPIAYDIVYNPLETRFLREARAAGRCCISGLEMFFGQGDAQFRLWTGQGLPPESRRALEDALGQQPQ from the coding sequence ATGAGCGTCGCAGCATCCTCCACCAATGGTACCGCTCTCTATGGCGTCACCGGTTGGCCGCTGGCCCAGACACTTTCGCCCCTGTTGCACAATACGGGCTTCCGGACGCTGGGCATCAACGCACTGTACCAGAAATGGGAAGTGCCGCCCGAGAAACTGCCCGCCTTTGTGGAAAGTGTACGCCTGCTCGATATTCGCGGTTGTTCTGTGACCATCCCGCACAAGGTTGGCCTTTTGGCCCTGCTGGACGAAATCAGCCCCCTTGCACGTCAGGTGGGCGCGGCCAATACCATTTACTGGAAGGGCGACCACCTTTGCGGCGAAAACACCGATGTGGCCGGATTCATGGCTCCGCTTGCAGAGATGCCTCTTGGCGGGGCGGATGTGCTGCTGCTGGGTGCGGGCGGCGCTGCCCGGGCCGTTGCCGCTGGCCTTGCCGCGCCGGACAATGCAAAGCGCCCTGCCAGAATCTTTGTGGCCACGCCTTCCGATAAATCGCACCTGCCGCTGGCCGACGAATTCGGCCTTACGCCCCTGCTGTGGAAAGACCGTCACGAGCCTTCGGCCCTGCTGGTGGTCAACACCACTCCCCTTGGCATGCGCGGCAAGGCAGAGGATGACACCCCATACGATTTCTCGCTGGCAGGGGCACTTCCCGCCAACGGTGCTGCCAAGGCAACACCCATTGCCTACGATATTGTGTACAACCCCCTCGAAACCCGTTTTCTGCGCGAGGCCCGCGCTGCTGGTCGTTGCTGCATATCGGGCCTTGAAATGTTTTTTGGTCAGGGCGACGCGCAGTTCCGCCTCTGGACGGGGCAGGGCCTGCCGCCCGAATCACGCCGCGCCCTTGAGGACGCCCTTGGGCAACAGCCCCAATAA